In Gouania willdenowi chromosome 17, fGouWil2.1, whole genome shotgun sequence, one DNA window encodes the following:
- the LOC114479447 gene encoding uncharacterized protein LOC114479447 isoform X2, whose amino-acid sequence MHFSPFLFIVQRRDGLDSHKTKWVTEGAVKNDSGVFMLNDKPCLPRCMFDVVARMSHGLAHVSTGGMVDIVKQSFHIPLGLQTHFKNFCRQCIICCRHNPQGNVRPPRGKTPAGTYPFEVIMMDFITLHTIQRYHRYWSTSQKVVHALFPNIGVGKNSLMVETLQYRFHMLLNASLAVNNKMNARTAATAQMAIQNRMALDTILASTGGVCAMVGATCCTYIPNNSSESIEDALQTLRNLEGAMSADESNVHSSGWDWLFQGSWFQFLLRLGLPLLAVLLVVGLACCCIVPCVKKGIDNMIIGAMQVQASPEYQLHVMGLSPSAPLMD is encoded by the exons atgcatttttctccattccTCTTCATAGTACAGCGCAGGGATGGTTTGGattcacataaaacaaaatgggtgactgaaggtgctgttaaaaatgactctggagtatttatgttaaatgaCAAGCCGTGTTTGCCTAGATGTATGTTTGACGTCGTTGCTAGAATGAGCCATGGGTTGGCCCATGTCTCAACAGGAGGGATGGTAGATATagtcaaacagtcatttcatataccactaggactccaaacccattttaaaaacttttgtcgTCAGTGTATCATCTGTTGTCGTCATAACCCTCAGGGTAATGTTAGGCCCCCTCGGGGTAAGACGCCAGCTGGTACATATCCTTTTGAGGTCATTATGATGGATTTCATAACACTGCACACTATTCAGAGGTAT CATAGATATTGGTCAACTAGTCAAAAAGTCGTTCATGCTCTTTTCCCTAATATAGGCGTGGGTAAGAATTCCCTTATGGTAGAGACCCTCCAATACCGCTTTCACATGCTTCTTAATGCATCTTTAGCTGTtaataacaaaatgaatgctagaACAGCGGCCACCGCGCAAATGGCTATTCAGAACCGTATGGCTTTAGATACGATTTTAGCTTccacaggtggtgtgtgtgctatggtgggtgctacctgctgtacatacatacctaataactcctcggagtccatcgaagacgccctgcaaacactccgcaacctggaaggtgccatgtcagctgacgagtccaatgtccattcatccgggtgggactggctgttccaaggctcctggttccaattcctgctacgtctgggtctccctcttctggctgtgctgctggtCGTTGGTCTTGCCTGCTGCTGCATCGTCCCCTGTGTGAAGAAAGGCATAGACAACATGATCATCGGTGCTATGCAGGTTCAGGCCTCCCCAGAGTACCAACTCCATGTTATGGGTCTCTCCCCATCTGCCCCATTGATGGACTAA
- the LOC114479447 gene encoding uncharacterized protein LOC114479447 isoform X1, with the protein MDLLFLLLLVGSQEVLAGALSSPWYDYIGRCPGGFNLVMCIPQIPDILSDVTIPLEALANKGYTPWKHGKDYVNYEWYMQVRGADQSWSTHGWSEVLLHTSYTPITWPLTPSTRTVTAAYLSLRKTIVQKQKILLLTVNTTAVPPSCLLMGFGPDVQGTDPIFWVDICITPPATPIVVKPRMDIVLSPEVRQNIRVINAKPMPTEEPDSLLALLSEQNNHVHHRLRANSWYRMVELSARTVTNDSCYVCSHLPHAVKSPTLLSASLPVPDSKKVLECLQNKSATPCPPVLPVLKTLEPLGQAAKHLNTNDVPCGNYTHCYPLCVRFNGPPTNTKGLPSVDINHCATVQNVRTVVPMFARDGVWLKCGDKVYPSPPINMSAVCVPVAVTDGSFIVHMTMPSRSRREIITFTPHDAIWGSDVPPEHRYWSTSQKVVHALFPNIGVGKNSLMVETLQYRFHMLLNASLAVNNKMNARTAATAQMAIQNRMALDTILASTGGVCAMVGATCCTYIPNNSSESIEDALQTLRNLEGAMSADESNVHSSGWDWLFQGSWFQFLLRLGLPLLAVLLVVGLACCCIVPCVKKGIDNMIIGAMQVQASPEYQLHVMGLSPSAPLMD; encoded by the coding sequence ATGGATCtgttgttcctcctcctcctcgtgggATCCCAGGAAGTGCTAGCAGGGGCTCTAAGCTCACCTTGGTATGATTACATAGGTAGATGCCCCGGGGGCTTTAACCTCGTTATGTGCATACCACAAATACCGGACATTTTAAGTGACGTTACAATTCCACTAGAGGCTCTGGCTAATAAAGGCTACACACCATGGAAACATGGTAAGGACTATGTAAATTATGAATGGTACATGCAAGTCCGGGGAGCAGACCAATCATGGTCTACTCATGGTTGGTCTGAGGTACTCCTCCATACAAGCTACACCCCTATTACATGGCCCCTCACACCATCTACACGTACCGTTACAGCGGCATATCTGTCATTGCGAAAAACAATTGttcagaaacaaaaaatcctACTCCTAACCGTTAACACCACCGCGGTACCTCCTTCTTGTTTGCTTATGGGATTCGGCCCTGACGTACAAGGGACAGATCCCATCTTTTGGGTGGATATTTGTATTACACCTCCGGCCACTCCCATTGTAGTTAAACCACGCATGGACATAGTGTTATCACCTGAGGTTAGACAGAATATACGAGTTATAAATGCAAAACCTATGCCAACAGAAGAACCTGACTCGTTACTCGCATTACTGTCTGAACAGAATAATCACGTCCATCATCGTCTGCGCGCTAATTCTTGGTACCGTATGGTAGAACTATCTGCACGAACAGTAACTAATGATAGTTGCTATGTTTGCTCACATCTGCCGCATGCTGTAAAATCCCCAACTTTGTTGTCTGCGTCCCTTCCAGTCCCTGACTCAAAGAAAGTACtagaatgtttacaaaataagtccGCGACCCCGTGCCCTCCTGTTCTACCAGTGCTAAAGACCCTCGAACCCCTAGGTCAGGCTGCTAAACACCTAAACACGAATGATGTCCCTTGTGGTAATTATACTCACTGCTATCCTTTATGCGTACGATTTAATGGTCCACCAACTAACACCAAAGGTCTACCATCAGTAGACATAAACCATTGTGCTACCGTTCAGAACGTTCGTACGGTTGTCCCAATGTTTGCTAGAGACGGTGTTTGGTTGAAGTGCGGTGATAAAGTTTATCCTTCCCCTCCAATTAATATGTCAGCCGTTTGTGTACCAGTAGCAGTCACAGATGGGTCTTTCATAGTTCATATGACAATGCCTAGTCGTTCTCGTCGTGAGATTATAACCTTCACACCTCATGATGCAATATGGGGCTCAGATGTCCCTCCCGAACATAGATATTGGTCAACTAGTCAAAAAGTCGTTCATGCTCTTTTCCCTAATATAGGCGTGGGTAAGAATTCCCTTATGGTAGAGACCCTCCAATACCGCTTTCACATGCTTCTTAATGCATCTTTAGCTGTtaataacaaaatgaatgctagaACAGCGGCCACCGCGCAAATGGCTATTCAGAACCGTATGGCTTTAGATACGATTTTAGCTTccacaggtggtgtgtgtgctatggtgggtgctacctgctgtacatacatacctaataactcctcggagtccatcgaagacgccctgcaaacactccgcaacctggaaggtgccatgtcagctgacgagtccaatgtccattcatccgggtgggactggctgttccaaggctcctggttccaattcctgctacgtctgggtctccctcttctggctgtgctgctggtCGTTGGTCTTGCCTGCTGCTGCATCGTCCCCTGTGTGAAGAAAGGCATAGACAACATGATCATCGGTGCTATGCAGGTTCAGGCCTCCCCAGAGTACCAACTCCATGTTATGGGTCTCTCCCCATCTGCCCCATTGATGGACTAA